A section of the Ranitomeya imitator isolate aRanImi1 chromosome 7, aRanImi1.pri, whole genome shotgun sequence genome encodes:
- the LOC138646234 gene encoding olfactory receptor 10AG1-like, which yields MVGRQRGWGITDWRQVEVPAQHGVDVRGVRSHSRCFACFTLLIMLFILSLIGNGLIIVTVTLDPVLHTPMYFFLRNLSVIELCSISVVVPKALENFMSEKRSISRVGCSIQMYIYFTFAVSECVFLGVMAFDRYMAICHPLQYMSVMSPKLCYRMTIGSWAVGSFVSLGQTSFIFSLPFCGSNLIAHFFCDIPPLLTLACANTFMNKVSVFMACLCGATLPLLLILCSYINILSSVLIIRSTEGRRKALSTCGSHLASVLLFYGTAMFMYLRLDSDASSKSDRMIALFYCVIIPTINPLIYSLRNKEMKNAIWTLLWKMPRYF from the exons GTTCCTGCACAACATGGAGTAGATGTCAGAGGTGTGAGGAGCCATTCACGATGCTTTGCCTGCTTCACTTTACTAATAATGTTA TTCATTCTTTCCTTGATTGGCAATGGTCTTATCATCGTGACGGTGACACTGGACCCTGTGCTCCACACACCGATGTATTTCTTCTTACGTAACCTCTCAGTCATCGAGTTATGCTCCATCAGTGTCGTGGTCCCCAAGGCTCTGGAGAACTTCATGTCGGAGAAGAGGTCCATCTCTAGAGTAGGTTGCAGCATTCAGATGTATATTTATTTTACCTTTGCAGTTTCGGAGTGCGTCTTCCTCGGAGTGATGGCTTTTGATAGATACATGGCCATTTGCCACCCTTTACAATATATGTCCGTGATGAGTCCCAAACTGTGCTACCGAATGACGATTGGGTCATGGGCGGTTGGATCTTTCGTATCTTTAGGTCAAACCAGCTTTATTTTTAGCTTGCCTTTCTGTGGATCAAACCTCATTGCCCATTTCTTCTGTGACATTCCCCCACTTTTGACTCTGGCATGTGCAAATACCTTTATGAACAAGGTTTCGGTCTTCATGGCCTGTCTGTGTGGAGCGACCTTACCTCTGCTGCTCATTCTCTGCTCCTACATAAACATCCTGAGCTCCGTCCTCATCATCCGATCCACAGAGGGACGACGCAAGGCCCTCTCCACGTGTGGTTCCCACCTGGCGTCCGTCCTTCTCTTCTATGGCACTGCCATGTTTATGTACCTACGTCTAGACTCTGATGCTTCCAGCAAAAGTGACCGGATGATCGCTCTCTTCTATTGCGTTATCATTCCAACGATTAACCCCTTGATTTACAGTCTGCGGAACAAGGAGATGAAGAACGCAATATGGACACTTCTCTGGAAAATGCCAAGGTATTTCTAG